The genomic stretch TATCGTATAGCGGAGCCAATTCAATGCCTCATCACTGAATGGTTGTGACGGGTTCCCAAAATGTGCCCTTTCAGGGGCGTCCACACCGCATAATCTGACCGGGATCGTGGGCAGTTTAATCTTCCCCTTCATTGCTGGTTGTAGACTCATATAGTAATTGGATCTAGTCACTATATTGTTATTTCGGTTAAACCTCAGCTTTTTAAACCAACCAGATTGTCCCGTGGTTttgatgttcttgtttGAAGTAAATTCAGCTTTATCCAGTCGCGGTACTGATCTCAACCAACCCCACCCACCAATTCGCCCACCAGGTAAGTGGTAAAAATGGAAGTTGTCACCATCTCCCACAGAGGTGACCTTACCGTACAGCcatctcttcttgaaaatcGATGCAGGAATCTGCCTAGCTGATTGGTATTGTCGCAAGTACCTATTGAAGCCGAGGTACGATCCACCAACGGTGCTGACCAGTAGCAACAAACAGTACAGTGTATCTTGAGATATCACAATGTCAGCTCGATTCGTCTTTTCCATATTCACGCTACGCCACTCCTTGTTCCCTTCAGAGTCGCATCAACCGTAGGATTGAAATCATCTGTATTTCTAAAggctgaagaagaatgatATATTGATTGGTTGGTATATGAtgattcaaaaaaaataatatgtAAATACGTACTTTCATTCATGCAGtatgctgttgttgctttTCCCATAATTGCAATGTTATTGCTGCCAAAAAGCAAGGTACCTGCCCTCTTTCCACAACCCATAGAGACATTAAACTCTCCCAGTTATCGAGCGATATGTTGGATACTAATGTATTCTTAACTAGATCCACCACGAGATGTGCATCTGGCTGAAAACATGAGTATATCTTCACTTTATTATTCTGTTGGAATTCTAGCCTGAAGCCAAGTATTGAATTGACAACGTCTATGAATTCGAGCGATTTCTTATTGAATATCTCCTTCAGACGAAGGAATTTCTTGTTGGTTCTCAAGATCTCCTTCTCCCGTTGTTTGAAATCAAATTCGAGTGTTTGGTACACGGAAATGGGTAGTGTCTGGAGATTTGGGTTGCTACTTTGCAGCTGCTCCAATAGATcaactttttcttgttttaAAAGTTGCAATTGCTCTTTCTTGATGAATTGGTCTCTTGATAATGGATTATCTCTTAATTGCAGTATACGAAtctttttctccttcaatGTGATAAgtctcttcaatttgtcGTCCAAAAGTTTGTTTAAGTTTCTgtatttgttcaaatctCTTGTCAGTTTACCAACTTCAAGCTGTAGCTCGTTGATACGCTTCGAATAGTAATTCAAATTATCGCCAGATCCAATTGACCGTTTCCGCTTTTTAACTTGGTTTTGCTCCTCTTCTGTGGCTTGTAACAACTCGTTATTCACTTTCTGCAATTCGTTCGTCAGATCATCCGTCTTATTTTTGTAGTCGTCAATCAAGTtctctaattttttctGGGTGTCTTGAGTCACTCCCTGATTGTTTCCATTTCCATTGGTGCTACTCAAGTTTGTAAAATCATCCATTTGTTTTCGTAAGATCTTacattcttctttgaaaagaacaTTTTGTTGCTCCAATTCATGATTCAACCTCTTCATGTTGATTATATTTGACTCATAATCCTTATTCAACCGCAGCAGTTGATTTCGTTCCATCGCTAATTCCTCGTTCAGTAATTTGAAGTTGCTCATTGCCAAAGTTAGCTTAGAGTTTTCGTCAATAAGAGctgtattttcttgttttgttACTTTCCAGTCGTGGATGATTTCTTCGGGACTTCCATTGGCAGGTAGCGAGCTATTTAAATTAGTATCCTTCTCCATATAAACCTCCCATGAAGATAGCTTCGATTTGAGAGATAACATTTCTAACTGTAAGTCTTCATGCTCTTTCTTTAATGCTTGATACTCGCTTGATTCATTATTTACTTCGTAATCAGTGCGCTTCCCAGAGTTGTCAGATGGTGCGTGGGCTCTTAGCTTCTTTAATTCGTCTGCTTGTTCGAGGTTTGTCTTTTCTAGCTCCATGGTATACTTGACTTGATCCTGTAACATCTGATTTACCGTTGTCATCTCGTCTTCTAGATCTGTCATTTTCATTTGACCATACTGTGCGTTTAGTCTCTGCAGATCATCGATTTCGTCTTGTTTAGTGACCAACAGTTTTCGAGATTCCTTTAACTCAACAAAATTGGTTTGTAACTCAGTTTCTAGTTTTTGGGTCTTCGTTCGTAGTACGTTAAGTTCTATGGACATATCTTTCATTTCGAAACCAAGCTTTGAGATGTGTGATTCATGTTCAAAATTCAATCGTTCGATTTCTTGATCCTTCAGCTTTAGCTGTAGATCCAATTCCTCGAAATGCGAATCTTTGTTTTCGCCTTGTAGTTCCGATCCCAGTTTCGATCTCAGTTCGTTGTACTGTATGTTTAGTTTGTCGTTGATCTCCTGGGTAAACTTGAGATCTGCGGTGACTTTTTCAAGCTCCTCTACGTTAAGCTGATAGCTGTTCTGCAGTGCGACGTTGTCGTCTTGTAACTGTAACTGAGCCAGTTCGAACTCTTTGGTGAGATCACTTAACCTACTCTCTAACTGACCGATTTTTTCGTCTCTCCTTGCCAACTGTAGACTATGATAATCAGTACCCACCACGCTACTCTCTTTGTTTAGCGATTCTTCGTTTAGCTTAGCCTCCGGTCCCTCCAACGGCGTATCTAAAAATGGCGATGAACCTCCACTACCGCCATCGTTGAAGCTagattcatcatcaccgCTCATCTATGACGatagaagaaaaaataacaaaaacaCACACCAAACCTTCAGTTAGCAGTTCACAGCTTCTGCCCAAGTTCCGTGTCAAACTGCACTTCCAGGTATCCAAACACTTCTCATCTTTCTGGCTATATTCACCCCACAGAGGGACTCCTTCGAGGTGTACTGTTTTTTT from Huiozyma naganishii CBS 8797 chromosome 6, complete genome encodes the following:
- the LCL3 gene encoding Lcl3p (similar to Saccharomyces cerevisiae YGL085W; ancestral locus Anc_6.189); this encodes MEKTNRADIVISQDTLYCLLLLVSTVGGSYLGFNRYLRQYQSARQIPASIFKKRWLYGKVTSVGDGDNFHFYHLPGGRIGGWGWLRSVPRLDKAEFTSNKNIKTTGQSGWFKKLRFNRNNNIVTRSNYYMSLQPAMKGKIKLPTIPVRLCGVDAPERAHFGNPSQPFSDEALNWLRYTILAKRVWIKPLSIDQYNRCVARAVYWSWLGGWKDISLQMVKEGLAVVYEGKSGAEFDGQERKYRFNEFLAKSQKKGLWIQKKLLTPGEYKKRNKNS
- the MAD1 gene encoding coiled-coil domain-containing protein MAD1 (similar to Saccharomyces cerevisiae MAD1 (YGL086W); ancestral locus Anc_6.188), producing the protein MSGDDESSFNDGGSGGSSPFLDTPLEGPEAKLNEESLNKESSVVGTDYHSLQLARRDEKIGQLESRLSDLTKEFELAQLQLQDDNVALQNSYQLNVEELEKVTADLKFTQEINDKLNIQYNELRSKLGSELQGENKDSHFEELDLQLKLKDQEIERLNFEHESHISKLGFEMKDMSIELNVLRTKTQKLETELQTNFVELKESRKLLVTKQDEIDDLQRLNAQYGQMKMTDLEDEMTTVNQMLQDQVKYTMELEKTNLEQADELKKLRAHAPSDNSGKRTDYEVNNESSEYQALKKEHEDLQLEMLSLKSKLSSWEVYMEKDTNLNSSLPANGSPEEIIHDWKVTKQENTALIDENSKLTLAMSNFKLLNEELAMERNQLLRLNKDYESNIINMKRLNHELEQQNVLFKEECKILRKQMDDFTNLSSTNGNGNNQGVTQDTQKKLENLIDDYKNKTDDLTNELQKVNNELLQATEEEQNQVKKRKRSIGSGDNLNYYSKRINELQLEVGKLTRDLNKYRNLNKLLDDKLKRLITLKEKKIRILQLRDNPLSRDQFIKKEQLQLLKQEKVDLLEQLQSSNPNLQTLPISVYQTLEFDFKQREKEILRTNKKFLRLKEIFNKKSLEFIDVVNSILGFRLEFQQNNKVKIYSCFQPDAHLVVDLVKNTLVSNISLDNWESLMSLWVVERGQVPCFLAAITLQLWEKQQQHTA